The following coding sequences are from one Thermostaphylospora chromogena window:
- a CDS encoding zinc-dependent alcohol dehydrogenase, whose product MHVIRFEEPGVVRLAEEPPDELLPGCVRVRTLYSGVSAGTELTAYRGTNPYLNRRWDAERRLFVEGRTHDYPLSGWGYQEVGEVVEAAPDVADPPLGSLVWGIWGHRAEAVVPAVKLTGHVLPPEADPLTGVFARVGAIALNAVHCADIHLGDQVAVFGQGVIGLLVTRLAVLSGARVVAADAIPGRLELARRFGAAEVFDVTSGSCAEFVRKRIEGADTAIEMSGSHLGLHEAIRTVRRGGRVVAAGFYQGDGIGLRLGEEFHHNQVQLVSSQIGAVASWLAHRWDVERLQRTFMELALRGEVDTAGLVSHVVDAQDAAEAFEMLDRRPADVLQLVFRFSGSSS is encoded by the coding sequence ATGCACGTCATCCGATTCGAGGAGCCCGGCGTCGTCCGCCTGGCCGAGGAACCGCCCGATGAGCTGCTCCCCGGGTGCGTGCGCGTCCGCACGCTGTACTCCGGCGTCTCCGCCGGGACCGAGCTGACCGCCTACCGCGGCACGAACCCCTACCTCAACCGCCGCTGGGACGCCGAGCGCCGGCTGTTCGTCGAGGGCCGCACCCACGACTATCCCCTGTCCGGATGGGGCTACCAGGAGGTCGGCGAGGTCGTCGAAGCCGCACCCGACGTCGCCGACCCACCGCTCGGCAGCCTGGTATGGGGGATATGGGGGCACCGCGCCGAGGCGGTGGTGCCCGCCGTCAAGCTCACCGGCCACGTCCTCCCCCCGGAGGCCGACCCGCTGACCGGCGTCTTCGCCCGGGTCGGCGCCATCGCGCTGAACGCCGTGCACTGCGCCGACATCCACCTCGGCGACCAGGTCGCGGTCTTCGGCCAGGGCGTCATCGGCCTGCTCGTCACCAGGCTCGCGGTGCTCAGCGGCGCCCGCGTCGTCGCCGCCGACGCCATCCCCGGGCGCCTGGAGCTGGCCCGCCGCTTCGGCGCCGCCGAGGTGTTCGACGTCACCTCCGGCTCCTGCGCGGAGTTCGTGCGCAAGCGGATCGAGGGCGCCGACACCGCCATCGAGATGAGCGGCAGCCACCTGGGGCTGCACGAGGCGATCAGGACCGTGCGCAGAGGCGGCCGCGTCGTCGCCGCCGGCTTCTACCAGGGCGACGGGATCGGCCTGCGGCTCGGTGAGGAGTTCCACCACAACCAGGTGCAGCTCGTCTCCTCCCAGATCGGCGCGGTCGCCTCCTGGCTGGCCCACCGCTGGGACGTCGAACGGCTGCAGCGCACCTTCATGGAGCTCGCGCTCCGCGGCGAGGTCGACACCGCCGGCCTGGTCAGCCACGTGGTCGACGCCCAAGACGCCGCCGAGGCGTTCGAGATGCTCGACCGGCGGCCCGCCGACGTGCTCCAGCTCGTCTTCCGATTCTCCGGGAGTTCATCATGA
- a CDS encoding zinc-dependent alcohol dehydrogenase, which produces MDEIRTLSIDGPGEVSLVAEEAGEVPEGGLLVHTLYSGVSAGTELTYVKGVNPYLNCGWDPELGLFTDGGRAIRYPVRGIGYMQVGRVVASRTRAVEEGTLVAMAYGHRTGYVADPMTDRIVQLPPGFDPLLGIYVAHMGPICANGLLHAAADLYGPAVHGLGDGVRGRRVAVTGAGVVGLLVALFAQEYGAAEVVVVDGTEERLRVARALGARTLHYDEDPAVVLKRRWRHGPHDRGADVVFQCRGRASALATALRLLRPQGSVIDLAFYPHGADEVRLGEEFHHNGLTLRCAQIGRVPRGLGHVWDRERLSHETIELLRRRGAALREHVITDVVEFGEAPRLLRELAAGRRHAVQAVLRQHVDGERG; this is translated from the coding sequence ATGGATGAGATCCGCACGCTCAGCATCGACGGCCCGGGCGAGGTGAGCCTGGTGGCCGAGGAGGCGGGCGAGGTCCCCGAGGGCGGGCTGCTCGTGCACACCCTCTACAGCGGCGTCTCCGCGGGCACGGAGCTGACCTACGTCAAAGGCGTCAACCCCTACCTGAACTGCGGCTGGGACCCCGAGCTCGGCCTGTTCACCGACGGCGGCCGCGCGATCCGCTACCCCGTGCGCGGCATCGGTTACATGCAGGTCGGCCGGGTCGTGGCCAGCCGCACCCGCGCGGTCGAGGAGGGGACGCTGGTGGCGATGGCCTACGGGCACCGCACCGGCTACGTCGCCGACCCGATGACCGACCGGATCGTCCAGCTGCCCCCCGGGTTCGACCCGCTGCTCGGCATCTACGTCGCGCACATGGGCCCCATCTGCGCCAACGGCCTGCTGCACGCCGCCGCCGACCTGTACGGCCCGGCCGTGCACGGCCTGGGCGACGGCGTGCGGGGACGGCGGGTCGCGGTGACCGGTGCCGGCGTGGTCGGCCTGCTGGTGGCGCTGTTCGCCCAGGAGTACGGCGCCGCCGAGGTCGTGGTGGTGGACGGCACCGAGGAGCGGCTGCGGGTCGCCAGGGCGCTCGGCGCCCGCACGCTCCACTACGACGAGGACCCCGCGGTGGTCCTCAAGCGACGCTGGCGGCACGGCCCGCACGACCGGGGCGCCGACGTGGTCTTCCAGTGCCGGGGGCGGGCGAGCGCGCTGGCCACGGCGCTGCGCCTGCTACGCCCGCAGGGCAGCGTGATCGACCTCGCGTTCTACCCGCACGGCGCGGACGAGGTGCGGCTGGGCGAGGAGTTCCACCACAACGGGCTGACCCTGCGCTGCGCCCAGATCGGCAGGGTGCCGCGCGGTCTGGGGCACGTCTGGGACCGCGAGCGGCTCTCCCACGAGACGATCGAGCTGCTGCGCCGGCGCGGCGCGGCGCTACGCGAACATGTGATCACCGACGTCGTCGAGTTCGGTGAGGCGCCGCGGCTGCTGCGCGAGCTCGCGGCCGGCCGCCGGCACGCGGTGCAGGCGGTGCTCCGCCAGCACGTCGACGGCGAGCGCGGCTGA
- a CDS encoding glycosyltransferase yields MKVLMNAGPWLAVPPCGYGGIENVVATLIPPLRERGVQVVLASVGDSTIEVDELISVYDTGRFEHLQKPYNEVAGIALTHQTRVVAELRDRRDIDLVHDHVEVVGPAVLSAFGGPPVLHTLHWDLRKHGSFYRSFPSSIKVNGVSESQLARAPRELRSVSLGAVHLATPLVDAEPPVRRGEHLVVMGRVCRLKGQHIAARICQKLGLPLVLAGPVCGMSAPDRLDAVAGDPGHPLYGHDDVRYHVHELSRYVDGDLVRWVGAVGGADRVRLYASARAALFPLQWDEPGGTAVVEALALGVPPVGLRRGVLPELIEHGRTGLLADTEEEMAEMVLRVDEIDPEECRREARRRFSPAAMADRYLALYERVLACAGPVAERLPA; encoded by the coding sequence ATGAAGGTGCTGATGAACGCCGGCCCCTGGCTGGCCGTGCCGCCCTGCGGGTACGGGGGGATCGAGAACGTCGTGGCGACCCTGATCCCGCCGCTGCGCGAGCGCGGCGTCCAGGTCGTGCTCGCCTCCGTGGGCGACAGCACGATCGAGGTCGACGAACTGATCAGCGTCTACGACACGGGCCGGTTCGAACACCTGCAGAAGCCCTACAACGAGGTGGCGGGCATCGCGCTCACGCACCAGACGCGGGTGGTCGCCGAACTGCGCGACCGCCGCGACATCGACCTCGTCCACGACCATGTCGAGGTGGTCGGCCCCGCCGTGCTGTCCGCCTTCGGCGGCCCGCCCGTGCTGCACACCCTCCACTGGGACCTGCGCAAGCACGGCTCCTTCTACCGCTCCTTCCCCTCCTCCATAAAGGTCAACGGGGTGTCGGAGTCGCAGCTGGCCCGGGCGCCGCGGGAACTGCGCTCGGTCTCCTTAGGCGCGGTCCACCTCGCCACCCCGCTCGTCGACGCCGAACCGCCCGTGCGGCGGGGCGAGCACCTGGTGGTGATGGGCCGTGTCTGCCGGCTCAAGGGGCAGCACATCGCCGCGCGGATCTGCCAGAAGCTCGGCCTGCCCCTCGTCCTCGCCGGCCCGGTGTGCGGCATGTCCGCCCCCGACCGGCTCGACGCCGTCGCGGGCGACCCCGGTCACCCGCTCTACGGCCACGACGACGTCCGCTACCACGTGCACGAGCTCTCCCGTTACGTCGACGGCGACCTGGTGCGCTGGGTCGGCGCGGTCGGCGGCGCGGACCGCGTCCGGCTCTACGCCTCCGCCCGCGCCGCGCTCTTCCCGCTCCAGTGGGACGAGCCCGGCGGCACCGCCGTCGTGGAGGCGCTGGCCCTGGGGGTGCCGCCCGTCGGCCTGCGCCGGGGCGTGCTCCCGGAGCTCATCGAGCACGGCAGGACGGGCCTGCTCGCCGACACCGAGGAGGAGATGGCCGAGATGGTGCTCCGCGTCGACGAGATCGACCCGGAGGAATGCCGCCGCGAGGCCCGCCGCCGCTTCTCGCCCGCCGCCATGGCCGACCGCTACCTGGCGCTGTATGAGCGTGTGCTCGCCTGCGCCGGGCCGGTCGCCGAGCGGCTGCCGGCCTGA
- a CDS encoding glucosyl-3-phosphoglycerate synthase, which translates to METYIGREARTWARVRHWLDTHTSTAADWPLDALLLAKGATTVSVVLPARDEERTVGRIVSTIRRELVVKAPLVDELIVIDSRSTDATAARAAAAGARVVHQDEILSDLPRMAGKGDALWKGLAASSGDIVVFIDSDLRNFGAHFVTGLLGPLLTHPRIHFVKGAYDRPLVGPDGTVQRGAGGRVTELVARPMLNLYWPELSGFMQPLGGEYAARRSSLERVPFVTGYGVEFGLLVDLLERIGLDAMAQVDLGSREHSHQSTAALGQMAGQIILTAWSRLERQGRIVSSEPPATGLLQFNLDRGVTLSDVSIAERPPLVTVRRSAGVEGDVA; encoded by the coding sequence ATGGAGACCTACATCGGCAGGGAAGCGCGAACGTGGGCCCGCGTGCGGCACTGGCTCGACACGCACACCAGTACGGCGGCCGACTGGCCGCTCGACGCGCTCCTCCTCGCCAAGGGCGCCACGACCGTCAGCGTGGTCCTGCCCGCACGTGACGAGGAACGCACGGTGGGGCGCATCGTCTCGACGATCCGCCGCGAACTCGTCGTGAAGGCGCCGCTCGTCGACGAGCTCATCGTGATCGACTCCCGCTCCACCGACGCCACCGCGGCCCGCGCCGCGGCGGCGGGGGCGCGCGTGGTGCACCAGGACGAGATCCTGTCCGACCTGCCGCGGATGGCGGGCAAGGGAGACGCCCTGTGGAAGGGGCTGGCGGCCTCGTCGGGGGACATCGTCGTGTTCATCGACTCCGACCTGCGCAACTTCGGGGCCCACTTCGTCACCGGGCTGCTCGGCCCGCTGCTGACCCATCCGCGGATCCACTTCGTCAAGGGGGCTTACGACCGTCCGCTGGTGGGCCCCGATGGAACGGTGCAGCGCGGCGCGGGCGGCCGGGTCACCGAACTGGTGGCCCGCCCCATGCTCAACCTCTACTGGCCGGAGCTGAGCGGCTTCATGCAACCGCTCGGCGGAGAGTACGCCGCCCGGCGCTCGTCGCTGGAGCGCGTGCCCTTCGTCACCGGATACGGCGTGGAGTTCGGCCTGCTCGTCGACCTTCTGGAGCGGATCGGCCTGGACGCGATGGCCCAGGTCGACCTGGGCAGCCGCGAGCACAGCCACCAGTCCACCGCCGCGCTCGGCCAGATGGCCGGGCAGATCATCCTCACCGCCTGGTCCCGATTGGAGCGGCAGGGACGGATCGTCTCCTCCGAGCCGCCCGCCACCGGACTGCTGCAGTTCAACCTGGACCGGGGGGTGACGCTCAGCGACGTGAGCATCGCCGAGCGCCCGCCTCTGGTCACCGTGCGCAGATCGGCGGGCGTCGAAGGGGACGTCGCATGA
- a CDS encoding sugar phosphate isomerase/epimerase family protein, whose amino-acid sequence MKLAVQEQMLPGRTLQEKFEFAVEAGFDAIELRGKGDFHFAGRLEELRQARADGVVMPTVCVDMPHFIGDFDPAKRADAVRQLRSQLTVIAELGGIGVMTPASWGQFSRRLPPFEPPRSPEEDREVLAEALGELGEHAARNGVLIMLEPLNRYENHMVNTLAQAVELCAMDSIRVAADTYHMNIEEDDPCRALADAAPYLAHVQISESNRNQPGTGHIDWAAHLAVLDSIGYDGYLALECRLRGEPETALPQTAAFVRKFL is encoded by the coding sequence ATGAAACTGGCCGTTCAGGAGCAGATGCTGCCCGGCCGCACCCTGCAGGAGAAGTTCGAGTTCGCGGTGGAGGCCGGCTTCGACGCCATCGAGCTGCGCGGCAAGGGCGACTTCCACTTCGCCGGGCGGCTGGAGGAGCTGAGGCAAGCACGGGCCGACGGCGTGGTCATGCCCACCGTGTGCGTGGACATGCCGCACTTCATCGGCGACTTCGACCCCGCCAAGCGGGCGGACGCCGTACGGCAGCTGCGCTCCCAGCTCACCGTCATCGCCGAACTCGGCGGCATCGGCGTGATGACGCCCGCCTCCTGGGGCCAGTTCTCCCGCCGGCTGCCCCCGTTCGAACCGCCGCGCTCGCCGGAGGAGGACCGCGAGGTGCTGGCCGAGGCGCTGGGAGAGCTGGGTGAGCACGCCGCCCGCAACGGCGTGCTGATCATGCTGGAGCCGCTCAACCGCTACGAGAACCACATGGTCAACACCCTCGCCCAGGCGGTCGAGCTGTGCGCGATGGACTCGATCCGGGTCGCGGCCGACACCTACCACATGAACATCGAGGAGGACGACCCCTGCCGCGCGCTGGCCGACGCCGCGCCCTACCTGGCGCACGTGCAGATCAGCGAGTCCAACCGCAACCAGCCCGGCACCGGCCACATCGACTGGGCCGCCCACCTCGCCGTCCTCGACTCGATCGGTTACGACGGCTACCTGGCGCTGGAGTGCCGGCTGCGGGGCGAGCCGGAGACCGCGCTTCCCCAGACCGCCGCCTTCGTCAGGAAGTTCCTGTGA
- a CDS encoding ABC transporter substrate-binding protein produces MPRKATAALAAVLLAVTLAACGGDSEDQTGAITVWTEENLPDRMNAQKAVIADFTRETGIRVELVGVAEDQFSQLVTSAAAAGTLPDVIGALPLASVREMEAADLLDTETPGRIVQSLGRDSFSARALELVSTDGTLLAVPSDGWAQLILYRKDLFEKAGLEPPDTYERLRTAAERLNGDGMAGITLGIAPRDPFTAQSFEHIALANGCELVDGSGNVTLDSPQCVRAFQFYSDLIRDHSVKGAQNLDSTRATYFSGKAAMTVWSSFILDELAGLRNDTLPSCAECRTDRGWLAENTGVVTALRGPDASEPAQYGEIVSWAIPREADTEAAERFVTYMMDEGYERWIGMAPEGKFPTRTMFRDRWASLPAGVDDKRPLSEVYPAEVIDALRTGTDSFDRWGIPQGQGKLAGAIMGELPVPKALAAVVNGSQTPQAAAARAKADVETIKRGIR; encoded by the coding sequence ATGCCCAGAAAGGCGACAGCCGCCTTGGCCGCCGTCCTGCTCGCAGTGACCCTGGCGGCGTGCGGCGGCGACAGCGAGGATCAGACCGGCGCGATCACCGTGTGGACCGAGGAGAACCTCCCCGACCGCATGAACGCGCAGAAAGCCGTCATCGCCGACTTCACCCGGGAGACCGGGATACGGGTGGAGCTAGTCGGGGTGGCGGAGGACCAGTTCAGCCAGCTCGTCACCTCGGCCGCCGCCGCGGGCACGCTGCCGGACGTGATCGGCGCGCTGCCGCTCGCGTCGGTCCGCGAGATGGAGGCCGCCGACCTGCTGGACACCGAGACGCCGGGCAGGATCGTGCAGAGCCTGGGACGCGACTCCTTCTCCGCCCGCGCGCTCGAACTGGTCAGCACGGACGGCACCCTGCTGGCCGTGCCCAGCGACGGCTGGGCGCAGCTCATCCTCTACCGCAAGGACCTGTTCGAGAAGGCCGGCCTGGAGCCGCCGGACACCTACGAGCGGCTGCGCACCGCGGCCGAACGGCTGAACGGTGACGGCATGGCCGGGATCACGCTGGGCATCGCGCCCCGGGACCCGTTCACCGCGCAGAGCTTCGAGCACATCGCGCTCGCCAACGGCTGCGAGCTGGTGGACGGCTCCGGGAACGTCACCCTCGACTCGCCGCAGTGCGTGCGGGCCTTCCAGTTCTACTCCGACCTGATCCGCGACCACTCCGTGAAGGGGGCGCAGAACCTCGACTCCACCCGGGCCACCTACTTCTCCGGCAAGGCCGCGATGACCGTCTGGTCGTCGTTCATCCTCGACGAGCTGGCCGGGCTGCGCAACGACACCCTGCCCAGCTGCGCCGAGTGCCGGACGGACCGCGGCTGGCTGGCGGAGAACACCGGCGTGGTGACCGCGCTGCGCGGTCCGGACGCGAGCGAGCCCGCGCAGTACGGGGAGATCGTCTCCTGGGCGATCCCGCGTGAGGCGGACACCGAGGCGGCCGAGCGGTTCGTGACGTACATGATGGACGAGGGGTACGAACGCTGGATCGGCATGGCGCCGGAGGGCAAGTTCCCCACCCGCACGATGTTCCGGGACCGGTGGGCGTCGCTGCCCGCCGGGGTGGACGACAAGCGGCCGCTGTCGGAGGTCTACCCCGCCGAGGTGATCGACGCCCTGCGCACCGGCACCGACTCCTTCGACCGCTGGGGCATCCCGCAGGGGCAGGGCAAGCTCGCGGGCGCCATCATGGGCGAGCTGCCGGTGCCGAAGGCGCTCGCCGCGGTCGTCAACGGGTCGCAGACCCCGCAGGCCGCGGCCGCCCGCGCCAAGGCCGACGTGGAGACGATCAAGCGCGGGATCCGGTGA
- a CDS encoding carbohydrate ABC transporter permease: MSRDRLERAVLRALRPVVIAVLFAVTAFPFLYMVMLSLRDVQELILEPGSLLPRAFTLSTYVDVLTEQGFLTFMRNSAVVSAAAVALTLLLSVPGAYAVAKLRFTGRTQVQALFLAVYLFPAIVPAIPLFVLFTMLGLRGSLAGLVVVYIAQTIPVSVYMLRNYFETVPQSVEEAAAIDGCGRLETIWRVTLPLSRPALMATGLYAFMIAWNEFLFALLFLVERRESWTVSLGLSQLAGSIEIPTTVLMAGSVILTLPIVVVFFASERLLAEGLTAGAEKG; encoded by the coding sequence ATGAGCCGGGACAGGCTCGAGCGTGCCGTATTGCGCGCGCTGAGACCGGTGGTGATCGCGGTGCTCTTCGCGGTCACCGCGTTCCCCTTCCTCTACATGGTGATGCTGTCGCTGCGCGACGTCCAAGAGCTGATCTTGGAGCCGGGTTCGCTGCTGCCGCGCGCCTTCACGCTGTCCACCTACGTGGACGTGCTGACCGAGCAGGGTTTCCTGACCTTCATGCGGAACAGCGCGGTCGTCTCCGCGGCGGCCGTCGCGCTCACCCTGCTGCTGTCGGTGCCGGGGGCGTACGCGGTGGCCAAGCTGCGCTTCACCGGCCGCACCCAGGTGCAGGCGCTCTTCCTGGCGGTCTACCTGTTCCCGGCGATCGTGCCGGCCATCCCCCTGTTCGTGCTGTTCACGATGCTCGGGTTGCGCGGCTCCCTGGCGGGGCTGGTCGTGGTCTACATCGCCCAGACCATCCCGGTCTCGGTCTACATGCTGCGCAACTACTTCGAGACCGTGCCGCAGAGCGTGGAGGAGGCCGCGGCGATCGACGGCTGCGGCCGGCTGGAGACCATCTGGCGGGTCACCCTGCCGCTGTCCCGGCCGGCGCTCATGGCCACCGGCCTGTACGCCTTCATGATCGCCTGGAACGAGTTCCTGTTCGCGCTGCTGTTCCTGGTGGAACGGCGGGAGAGCTGGACGGTCTCGCTGGGGCTGTCCCAGCTCGCCGGGAGCATCGAGATCCCCACGACGGTGCTTATGGCAGGATCGGTGATCCTGACGCTGCCCATCGTGGTGGTGTTCTTCGCGAGCGAGCGACTTCTGGCAGAGGGCCTCACGGCAGGCGCGGAGAAAGGATAG
- a CDS encoding MFS transporter, whose protein sequence is MSDVQTGTVRTKVPARLDRLPWSRWHWMIVVGLGTVWILDGLEVTIVGNLSAQLAQPGSGLDISQAQVAGTAAALYVSGACSGALFFGWLTDRFGRKKLFIITLLVYLVATLMTAFSFSVWWFYLFRFLTGFGIGGEYAAINSAIDELIPSRHRGRIDLLINGSYWLGAAGGALLTVPLLNNLAVNIGWRIAFGLGVVLGLAILVVRRHVPESPRWLFIHGRGDEAERIVGGIEDEVHRETGIRLEEPEQEITIRQRRSIGFVKIAHTMVALYPRRTVLGLALFIGQAFMYNAITFGYAQILSIHFDIVTYTGYYFAVIAVGNFLGPLVLGPLFDTVGRIPMISGTYIGSGLLLLGTAWLFDQGMLTAVTLTACWSVVLFFASAGASSAYLTVSEIFPMETRAMAIAFFYAIGTAVGGISGPLIFANLVETGVPRDTALAFAIGAVLMIAAGLVELFLGVKAERRSLESIAKPLTAE, encoded by the coding sequence CAAGGTGCCCGCCAGGCTCGACCGCCTCCCCTGGTCGCGCTGGCATTGGATGATCGTCGTCGGCCTGGGCACCGTCTGGATCCTCGACGGCCTCGAGGTCACCATCGTCGGCAACCTGTCCGCCCAGCTCGCCCAGCCCGGCAGCGGCCTGGACATCTCCCAGGCCCAGGTGGCGGGGACGGCCGCCGCGCTCTACGTGTCGGGCGCGTGCTCGGGCGCGCTGTTCTTCGGATGGCTGACCGACCGCTTCGGGCGCAAGAAGCTGTTCATCATCACGCTGCTGGTCTACCTGGTGGCGACGTTGATGACGGCGTTCTCCTTCAGCGTCTGGTGGTTCTACCTGTTCCGGTTCCTCACCGGATTCGGCATCGGCGGCGAGTACGCGGCGATCAACTCCGCGATCGACGAGCTGATCCCCAGCCGCCACCGGGGCAGGATCGACCTGCTGATCAACGGCAGCTACTGGCTGGGCGCGGCGGGCGGCGCGCTGCTGACCGTGCCGCTGTTGAACAACCTGGCGGTCAACATCGGCTGGCGGATCGCCTTCGGCCTGGGCGTGGTGCTGGGATTGGCGATCCTCGTGGTGCGGCGGCACGTCCCGGAGAGCCCGCGGTGGCTGTTCATCCACGGCCGGGGCGATGAGGCGGAGCGGATCGTCGGCGGCATCGAGGACGAGGTGCACCGCGAGACGGGCATCCGGCTGGAAGAGCCCGAGCAGGAGATCACGATCAGGCAGCGCCGGTCGATCGGGTTCGTCAAGATCGCGCACACGATGGTGGCGCTGTATCCGAGGCGTACGGTCCTCGGCCTCGCGCTCTTCATCGGTCAGGCGTTCATGTACAACGCGATCACCTTCGGCTACGCGCAGATCCTGTCCATCCACTTCGACATCGTCACCTACACGGGCTACTACTTCGCGGTGATCGCCGTCGGCAACTTCCTGGGCCCGCTGGTGCTCGGCCCGCTGTTCGACACGGTCGGCCGCATCCCGATGATCTCCGGCACCTACATCGGCTCGGGCCTGCTGCTGCTGGGCACCGCCTGGCTGTTCGACCAGGGGATGCTGACCGCGGTCACGCTCACCGCCTGCTGGTCGGTGGTGCTCTTCTTCGCCTCGGCGGGAGCGAGCTCGGCCTACCTGACGGTCAGCGAGATCTTCCCGATGGAGACCCGGGCGATGGCGATCGCGTTCTTCTACGCCATCGGCACCGCCGTGGGCGGCATCTCCGGCCCGCTGATCTTCGCCAACCTCGTCGAGACCGGCGTTCCGCGCGACACGGCGCTGGCTTTCGCGATCGGCGCCGTGCTGATGATCGCCGCCGGCCTGGTCGAGCTGTTCCTGGGCGTGAAGGCCGAACGCAGGAGCCTGGAGTCGATCGCCAAGCCGCTCACCGCCGAGTGA
- a CDS encoding Gfo/Idh/MocA family protein, translating into MASITRIGIIGAGNVAARHAEVLSRFSDVTIAGIADTDVDKARALAARHRCPAFADHVALLDAGGLDAVYVCVPPFAHGKPELDALACNLPIFVEKPLALDVATAEHIAAEIRARAVVSAVGHHWRYLDILPRSQDLLAGLPVRLALGHWLDKVPPVPWWLHRDKSGGQVLEQAIHVLDLARALVGEVTMVHAVPTAGAADGEIDRATAAVMRFAGGAAGALVASCLPGRRHRIGLEVHADGLVLDLSETRLVIDGETVVEDPGRARERVDRAFVNAVRGADGDVRAPYEEALRTHRLAHALARSAAEGGPVTLDG; encoded by the coding sequence ATGGCTTCCATCACTCGTATCGGCATCATCGGCGCTGGAAATGTCGCAGCGCGTCACGCCGAGGTGCTTTCGCGTTTCTCCGACGTTACGATTGCCGGCATCGCGGACACGGACGTGGACAAGGCCCGGGCTCTGGCCGCGCGGCACCGCTGCCCCGCATTCGCCGACCACGTCGCTCTGCTGGATGCCGGCGGTCTAGATGCGGTCTACGTGTGTGTGCCCCCTTTTGCGCACGGTAAGCCAGAACTCGACGCTTTAGCGTGCAATCTACCGATATTTGTGGAAAAGCCGTTGGCATTGGACGTGGCGACGGCCGAGCACATCGCGGCCGAGATCCGCGCCCGCGCGGTGGTCTCCGCGGTCGGTCACCACTGGCGCTACCTGGACATCCTGCCCCGTTCCCAGGACCTCCTCGCCGGTCTCCCGGTACGGCTGGCGCTGGGCCACTGGCTGGACAAGGTGCCCCCCGTGCCGTGGTGGCTGCACCGCGACAAGTCCGGCGGGCAGGTGCTGGAGCAGGCGATCCACGTGCTCGACCTGGCCAGGGCGCTGGTCGGCGAGGTGACGATGGTGCACGCGGTGCCGACCGCGGGCGCCGCGGACGGCGAGATCGACCGCGCCACCGCCGCTGTCATGCGCTTCGCCGGAGGCGCGGCCGGCGCGCTCGTCGCCTCCTGCCTGCCGGGCCGCCGGCACCGGATCGGCCTGGAGGTGCACGCCGACGGTCTCGTGCTGGACCTGAGCGAGACCCGGCTGGTGATCGACGGCGAGACGGTCGTCGAGGACCCCGGCCGGGCCAGGGAGCGGGTGGACCGCGCGTTCGTGAACGCGGTACGGGGTGCGGACGGCGACGTGCGCGCCCCGTACGAGGAGGCGCTGCGCACCCACCGTCTGGCGCACGCCCTGGCCCGCTCCGCGGCGGAGGGAGGACCGGTGACGCTCGATGGATGA
- a CDS encoding carbohydrate ABC transporter permease, giving the protein MRQRTLRRQEARAGLYLISPTLVITLVVVVLPLAWAIMMAFQDVRLINVRQAGLLGNYTLENFVYVIGEPGFWSSLVTTLVYTVAGTVSSIALGLIAALALRRAFPGRTLVRASILIPYVAPVVAVTFLWEVMLNPQYGIVNTWLPEPIAFLTQAKGTVFGVEVPVALLTVIAFEAWRYFPFAFLFLMARLQALPSDLEEAAVVDGATPTQRFRYVILPQLWRVIALLSVLRFVFTFNKFDDVYLLTGGGAGTEVVSVRVFNLLTARGDIGAAAAQAIVLALVLIVFVGVYLRFFSGEERA; this is encoded by the coding sequence ATGCGGCAGCGGACGCTCCGGCGGCAGGAGGCGCGGGCCGGTCTCTACCTGATCTCCCCCACTCTGGTCATCACGCTCGTCGTGGTGGTCCTGCCGCTGGCCTGGGCGATCATGATGGCGTTCCAGGACGTGCGGCTGATCAACGTGCGGCAGGCCGGGCTGCTCGGCAACTACACCCTGGAGAACTTCGTCTACGTGATCGGCGAGCCGGGCTTCTGGTCCTCCCTGGTCACCACCCTGGTCTACACCGTCGCCGGCACCGTCTCCTCCATCGCGCTCGGCCTGATCGCCGCGCTCGCGCTGCGCCGCGCCTTCCCCGGCCGCACGCTGGTGCGGGCGTCGATCCTCATCCCCTACGTCGCGCCCGTGGTGGCGGTGACGTTCCTGTGGGAGGTGATGCTCAACCCGCAGTACGGCATCGTCAACACGTGGCTGCCCGAGCCGATCGCCTTCCTCACCCAGGCGAAGGGCACCGTGTTCGGCGTCGAGGTGCCGGTGGCGCTGCTCACCGTCATCGCCTTCGAGGCGTGGCGGTACTTCCCCTTCGCGTTCCTGTTCCTCATGGCGCGGCTCCAGGCGCTGCCGTCCGACCTGGAGGAGGCCGCGGTGGTGGACGGCGCCACGCCGACCCAGCGCTTCCGGTACGTGATCCTGCCGCAGCTGTGGCGGGTCATCGCGCTGCTGTCGGTGCTGCGGTTCGTGTTCACCTTCAACAAGTTCGACGACGTCTACCTGCTGACCGGCGGCGGCGCGGGCACCGAGGTGGTGAGCGTGCGGGTGTTCAACCTGCTCACCGCGCGCGGCGACATCGGCGCCGCCGCCGCCCAGGCGATCGTCCTCGCCCTGGTGCTGATCGTCTTCGTCGGGGTCTACCTGCGGTTCTTCTCCGGGGAGGAGCGCGCATGA